In Panicum virgatum strain AP13 chromosome 4N, P.virgatum_v5, whole genome shotgun sequence, a single window of DNA contains:
- the LOC120668458 gene encoding chaperone protein dnaJ 11, chloroplastic, with product MAGAVPLAAPPALAAAGSPYEALRVGRAATLVEIKAAYRAMAKRLHPDAACASGAAAAFLEIRRAYETLSDPDARARYDRSLGTTDHRPGQGVGGVRVRRWETDQCW from the coding sequence ATGGCGGGAGCCGTGcccctggccgcgccgccggcgctcgcggcggcggggagcccgTACGAGGCGCTACGGGTGGGGCGCGCCGCCACGCTGGTGGAGATCAAGGCCGCGTACCGCGCCATGGCCAAGCGCCTCCACCCGGACGCCGCCTGCGcgtccggggcggcggcggcgttcctggAAATCCGCCGCGCCTACGAGACGCTGTCGGACCCGGACGCCCGGGCGCGCTACGACCGCTCGCTCGGCACGACCGACCACCGGCCAGGacagggcgtcggcggcgtgcgGGTGCGGCGGTGGGAGACGGACCAGTGCTGGTAG